In Xanthomonas campestris pv. phormiicola, the DNA window AACAGAGCGGCGATCGCCGCCACATCGGCTTCGGCCGCGACGGCAAGCCCAGCGTCTGGCTGACCGATGGCGCCGCCGGCGCCGGCGGCCAGCTGCATCTGGCCTTCGTCGCCGCCGACCGCGCCCAGGTGGATGCCTTCCATCGCGCCGGGCTGGCCGCCGGCGGTCGCGACAACGGCGCCCCAGGCCTGCGTCCGCACTACCACCCCAACTACTACGGCGCCTTCCTGCTGGATCCGGATGGACACAACCTCGAAGCCGTCTGCCAGCGGCCGGCGAGCGCCTGAGCGGCGCCCTGTGCCGGCGTTCGCAGGTCGCGCGGGCTGTGGCTTGCGCCGCTCGGCAACGGCAAGCAGCCGTTCACTCC includes these proteins:
- a CDS encoding VOC family protein, with the translated sequence MSPFDHIGLRCVDLQRSLGFYRAALATLGLDIVMEVSAEQSGDRRHIGFGRDGKPSVWLTDGAAGAGGQLHLAFVAADRAQVDAFHRAGLAAGGRDNGAPGLRPHYHPNYYGAFLLDPDGHNLEAVCQRPASA